A window from Chroicocephalus ridibundus chromosome 11, bChrRid1.1, whole genome shotgun sequence encodes these proteins:
- the CPLX2 gene encoding complexin-2, which produces MDFVMKQALGGATKDMGKMLGGEEEKDPDAQKKEEERQEALRQQEEERKAKHARMEAEREKVRQQIRDKYGLKKKEEKEAEEKAALEQPCEGSLTRPKKAIPAGCGDEEEEEEESILDTVLKYLPGPLQDMFKK; this is translated from the exons ATGGACTTCGTCATGAAGCAAGCGTTGGGCG GGGCCACCAAGGACATGGGGAAGATGCTGGGGGGCGAGGAGGAGAAGGACCCCGACGcgcagaagaaggaggaggagaggcaggaggccCTGcgccagcaggaggaggagcggaAAGCCAAGCACGCCCGCATGGAAGCCGAGCGGGAGAAAGTCCGGCAGCAGATCCGTGACAAG TACGGGctgaagaagaaggaggagaaggaggcggaGGAGAAAGCCGCGCTGGAGCAGCCGTGTGAGGGCAGCCTGACGCGCCCCAAGAAGGCGATCCCGGCGGgctgcggggacgaggaggaggaggaggaggagagcatccTGGACACCGTCCTCAAGTACCTGCCCGGCCCGCTGCAGGATATGTTCAAGAAGTAA
- the THOC3 gene encoding THO complex subunit 3 isoform X1, with product MALSPYVQAMQELFRANTRSREFPAHGAKVHSVAWSCCGRRLASGSFDKTASVFLLEKDRLVSSSRHRAVKENNYRGHGDSVDQLCWHPSNPDLFVTASGDKTIRIWDVRTTKCIATVNTKGENINICWSPDGQTIAVGNKDDVVTFIDAKTHRSKAEEQFKFEVNEISWNNDNNMFFLTNGNGCINILSYPELKPIQSINAHPSNCICIKFDPMGKYFATGSADALVSLWDVDELVCVRCFSRLDWPVRTLSFSHDGKMLASASEDHFIDIAEVETGEKLWEVQCESPTFTVAWHPKRPLLAFACDDKDGKYDSSREAGTVKLFGLPNDS from the exons atggcgcTGTCGCCCTACGTGCAGGCCATGCAGGAGCTGTTCCGCGCCAACACGCGGAGCCGCGAGTTCCCGGCGCACGGCGCCAAGGTGCACTCGGTGGCCTGGAGCTGCTGCGGCCGCCGCCTCGCCTCCGGTTCCTTCGACAAGACCGCCAGCGTCTTCCTGCTGGAGAAGGACCGGCTGGTGAGCTCCTCCCGGCACCGCGCG GTGAAGGAGAACAACTAccggggccatggggacagcgTGGATCAGCTCTGCTGGCACCCCAGCAACCCTGACCTCTTCGTCACGGCGTCGGGGGACAAAACCATCCGCATCTGGGACGTCCGCACCACCAAGTGCATTGCCACTGTCAATACCAAAG GGGAGAACATCAACATCTGTTGGAGCCCTGATGGACAGACCATTGCGGTGGGGAACAAGGATGACGTGGTCACTTTCATTGATGCCAAGACACATCGCTCCAAAGCTGAGGAGCAGTTCAAGTTTGAGGTGAATGAGATCTCCTGGAACAACGATAACAACATGTTCTTCCTCACTAATGGGAACGGCTGCATCAACATCCTCAG CTACCCAGAGCTGAAACCCATTCAGTCCATCAATGCCCATCCTTCAAACTGCATCTGCATCAAGTTCGATCCCATGGGGAAGTACTTTGCCACGGGTAGTGCTGACGCGTTAGTCAGCCTCTGGGACGTGGATGAACTGGTGTGTGTGAGGTGCTTCTCAAG GCTTGACTGGCCTGTGCGAACACTGAGCTTCAGCCACGATGGGAAGATGCTGGCATCAGCATCGGAAGATCACTTCATTGATATTGCAGAGGTGGAGACAG GAGAGAAGCTCTGGGAGGTGCAGTGCGAGTCCCCCACCTTCACAGTGGCCTGGCACCCGAAGAGGCCGCTGCTGGCCTTCGCCTGTGATGACAAAGATGGCAAATACGACAGCAGCCGGGAGGCAGGCACTGTCAAGCTCTTTGGGCTCCCCAATGACTCCTAA
- the THOC3 gene encoding THO complex subunit 3 isoform X2, giving the protein MALSPYVQAMQELFRANTRSREFPAHGAKVHSVAWSCCGRRLASGSFDKTASVFLLEKDRLVKENNYRGHGDSVDQLCWHPSNPDLFVTASGDKTIRIWDVRTTKCIATVNTKGENINICWSPDGQTIAVGNKDDVVTFIDAKTHRSKAEEQFKFEVNEISWNNDNNMFFLTNGNGCINILSYPELKPIQSINAHPSNCICIKFDPMGKYFATGSADALVSLWDVDELVCVRCFSRLDWPVRTLSFSHDGKMLASASEDHFIDIAEVETGEKLWEVQCESPTFTVAWHPKRPLLAFACDDKDGKYDSSREAGTVKLFGLPNDS; this is encoded by the exons atggcgcTGTCGCCCTACGTGCAGGCCATGCAGGAGCTGTTCCGCGCCAACACGCGGAGCCGCGAGTTCCCGGCGCACGGCGCCAAGGTGCACTCGGTGGCCTGGAGCTGCTGCGGCCGCCGCCTCGCCTCCGGTTCCTTCGACAAGACCGCCAGCGTCTTCCTGCTGGAGAAGGACCGGCTG GTGAAGGAGAACAACTAccggggccatggggacagcgTGGATCAGCTCTGCTGGCACCCCAGCAACCCTGACCTCTTCGTCACGGCGTCGGGGGACAAAACCATCCGCATCTGGGACGTCCGCACCACCAAGTGCATTGCCACTGTCAATACCAAAG GGGAGAACATCAACATCTGTTGGAGCCCTGATGGACAGACCATTGCGGTGGGGAACAAGGATGACGTGGTCACTTTCATTGATGCCAAGACACATCGCTCCAAAGCTGAGGAGCAGTTCAAGTTTGAGGTGAATGAGATCTCCTGGAACAACGATAACAACATGTTCTTCCTCACTAATGGGAACGGCTGCATCAACATCCTCAG CTACCCAGAGCTGAAACCCATTCAGTCCATCAATGCCCATCCTTCAAACTGCATCTGCATCAAGTTCGATCCCATGGGGAAGTACTTTGCCACGGGTAGTGCTGACGCGTTAGTCAGCCTCTGGGACGTGGATGAACTGGTGTGTGTGAGGTGCTTCTCAAG GCTTGACTGGCCTGTGCGAACACTGAGCTTCAGCCACGATGGGAAGATGCTGGCATCAGCATCGGAAGATCACTTCATTGATATTGCAGAGGTGGAGACAG GAGAGAAGCTCTGGGAGGTGCAGTGCGAGTCCCCCACCTTCACAGTGGCCTGGCACCCGAAGAGGCCGCTGCTGGCCTTCGCCTGTGATGACAAAGATGGCAAATACGACAGCAGCCGGGAGGCAGGCACTGTCAAGCTCTTTGGGCTCCCCAATGACTCCTAA
- the SIMC1 gene encoding SUMO-interacting motif-containing protein 1 isoform X1, translating to MADSVVLISDSEAEGGRSPPPHRRRCRRHPSPRRSAVPPPASKQALTPPGHVEIPRSAVSCLPEVRTQLPSPARPSDRRVLGAPGAASPGEARMGDPKVSGLPQLWPGAVDVKEIIDLTCEDTSTDPSPWSSLTIIDLTEDTCSPPTTGWADQGPGQAPAAPAAHTSHPQLCSTTKQEIEATSGPSPAAPSHDAPTEPSATTDMAESAENWRCFSPISSCHSCSCSPEQNCSTTTFNSDLGSLASMQLGSDLLSPSPSSRDSSRSWRSCSPEEEPPHLGQQRELPPRLSPAPAIPPTPVKAQEPLLEPGDLQHGAIQQVIPARSKADSKAWLNKLQYFRRSGVQHLFLQGIAPNRETQQRKPDLIPSGKLSMVRTTMEENFLEGTLHFLGEFVSCQHRPPKEIISHLIRQILLNPHQGEILKDTYMLLMKIQMLHPANVATVGWDWTLLKYIMEDQEKPPGWLLFLQYVVQTLEDDFQENLRLRLLQKSIAKKVLSCDTCFNNVKEVVEWLITAVTGVGFSQPQEQPQEITSSSTEARAEHSSSAPCLASTDQAEVAPPAFFAQRVMLLLQRMLSIAVEVDRSPNCSSCKIADVIFPFILSIPLRSQREAFLNTMESHLLRCKLLELLFQHSCDVPTTLPLSLAKILYFLSHSSVLLQYQDETATWQRWDEMLQYLSLLLMSYQNVILGHLRSSLNDRMDLIIQKAKPKLQDSDDISHLDVQLKIEDFISRMQEALGQPFPWQIMEKLCMLRELFLIVTAT from the exons ATGGCCGACAGCGTCGTCCTCATAAGCGACTCGGAGGCTGAGGGCGGCCGCTCGCCACCGCCGCACCGGCGTCGCTGCCGTCGCCACCCGTCGCCGCGGCGGAGCGCGGTGCCGCCCCCCGCG agcaAACAGGCTCTCACCCCTCCTGGGCACGTCGAGATCCCGAGAAGTGCCGTGTCCTGCCTGCCGGAGGTGCGGACAcagctgccttcccctgcccgcccctCGGACAGGCGCGTCCTTGGAGCTCCGGGTGCTGCATCACCCGGCGAGGCCCGGATGGGAGACCCCAAAGTCTCGGGGCTGCCTCAGCTCTGGCCTGGTGCCGTGGATGTGAAG GAGATTATCGATCTGACCTGTGAGGACACGAGCACAGACCCGTCACCGTGGAGCAGCCTCACCATCATCGACCTGACGGAGGACACATGCAGCCCCCCCACCACTGGCTGGGCTGACCAGGGCCCCGGGcaggctcctgctgccccagcagcacacacgtcccatccccagctctgctccaccaCAAAGCAAGAAATAGAGGCAACATCGGGGCCGAGCCCTGCTGCACCCTCGCACGATGCTCCCACGGAGCCCAGCGCCACCACGGACATGGCAGAAAGCGCAGAGAACTGGAGATGCTTCtctcccatctccagctgccacagctgctcctgcagcccggAGCAGAACTGCAGCACTACCACTTTTAACAGTGACTTGGGCTCCCTGGCCAGCATGCAGCTGGGCTCGGAcctgctgtccccgtccccctccagccgggacagcagcaggagctggagatcCTGTAGCCCAGAGGAAGAGCCTCCCCACCTCGGCCAGCAAAGGGAGCTGCCCCCAAGGCTGAGCCCTGCCCCAGCCATCCCCCCAACGCCAGTGAAGGCCCAAGAGCCTTTGCTGGAACCAGGTGACTTACAACACGGAGCAATCCAGCAAGTGATCCCAGCCAGGTCCAAGGCTGACAGCAAAGCCTGGCTGAACAAACTGCAGTATTTCAGGAGGAGCGGAGTCCAGCACCTCTTCCTCCAAGGCATAGCACCCAACAGGGAAACACAGCAG CGGAAGCCTGACCTCATCCCCAGCGGGAAGCTGAGCATGGTGCGCACCACCATGGAGGAGAACTTCCTGGAGGGCACCTTGCATTTCCTGGGCGAGTTCGTCTCCTGCCAGCACCGTCCCCCCAAAGAAATCATCTCCCACCTGATCAGACAGATCCTGTTGAACCCCCACCAAGGGGAGATCCTGAAGGACACCTACATGCTGCTGATGAAGATCCAAAT GCTCCATCCAGCCAACGTCGCCACGGTGGGATGGGACTGGACGCTGCTGAAATACATCATGGAGGACCAG GAGAAGCCCCCTGGCTGGCTCCTCTTCCTGCAGTACGTGGTGCAGACCCTGGAGGACGACTTCCAGGAGAACCTGAGGTTGCGCCTGCTGCAGAAGTCAATTGCCAAGAAAGTGCTTTCGTGTGACACGTGCTTCAACAACGTCAA GGAGGTGGTCGAATGGTTGATCACAGCAGTGACAGGAGTCGGgttctcccagccccaggagcagccacAAGAAATTACATCCTCTTCAACAGAAGCAAGGGCTGAACACAGCTCATCTGCACCATGTCTGGCCAGCACTGACCAGGCAGAGGTGGCTCCACCAGCTTTCTTTGCCCAGAG GGTGATGCTCCTGCTCCAGCGGATGTTGTCCATCGCAGTGGAAGTGGACAGATCTCCCAACTGCAGCTCCTGTAAGATCGCAGATGTGATATTCCCATTTATACTGAGTATTCCCCTGAGGAGCCAAAG GGAAGCTTTCTTAAACACCATGGAGAGTCACCTCCTGCGCTGTAAACTGCTAGAGCTGCTGTTCCAGCATAGTTGCGATGTACCCACAACCTTGCCCTTGTCTCTGGCCAAGATCCTGTACTTCCTGAGCCactcctctgtgctgctgcaatACCAG GATGAAACAGCAACATGGCAAAGATGGGATGAGATGCTGCAGTACCTGAGTTTGCTGCTGATGAGTTACCAAAACGTAATACTGG GGCACTTGCGGAGCTCACTCAACGACCGGATGGACTTGATCATTCAGAAAGCCAAGCCCAAGCTCCAGGACAGCGATGACATCAGCCATCTGGATGTTCAGCTGAAGATAGAGGACTTCATCAGCCGAATGCAGGAGGCCCTGGGGCAGCCTTTTCCCTGGCAGATCATGGAGAAACTGTGCATGCTTCGGGAGTTGTTCCTTATTGTCACTGCTACCTGA
- the SIMC1 gene encoding SUMO-interacting motif-containing protein 1 isoform X3 — MADSVVLISDSEAEGGRSPPPHRRRCRRHPSPRRSAVPPPAEIIDLTCEDTSTDPSPWSSLTIIDLTEDTCSPPTTGWADQGPGQAPAAPAAHTSHPQLCSTTKQEIEATSGPSPAAPSHDAPTEPSATTDMAESAENWRCFSPISSCHSCSCSPEQNCSTTTFNSDLGSLASMQLGSDLLSPSPSSRDSSRSWRSCSPEEEPPHLGQQRELPPRLSPAPAIPPTPVKAQEPLLEPGDLQHGAIQQVIPARSKADSKAWLNKLQYFRRSGVQHLFLQGIAPNRETQQRKPDLIPSGKLSMVRTTMEENFLEGTLHFLGEFVSCQHRPPKEIISHLIRQILLNPHQGEILKDTYMLLMKIQMLHPANVATVGWDWTLLKYIMEDQEKPPGWLLFLQYVVQTLEDDFQENLRLRLLQKSIAKKVLSCDTCFNNVKEVVEWLITAVTGVGFSQPQEQPQEITSSSTEARAEHSSSAPCLASTDQAEVAPPAFFAQRVMLLLQRMLSIAVEVDRSPNCSSCKIADVIFPFILSIPLRSQREAFLNTMESHLLRCKLLELLFQHSCDVPTTLPLSLAKILYFLSHSSVLLQYQDETATWQRWDEMLQYLSLLLMSYQNVILGHLRSSLNDRMDLIIQKAKPKLQDSDDISHLDVQLKIEDFISRMQEALGQPFPWQIMEKLCMLRELFLIVTAT, encoded by the exons ATGGCCGACAGCGTCGTCCTCATAAGCGACTCGGAGGCTGAGGGCGGCCGCTCGCCACCGCCGCACCGGCGTCGCTGCCGTCGCCACCCGTCGCCGCGGCGGAGCGCGGTGCCGCCCCCCGCG GAGATTATCGATCTGACCTGTGAGGACACGAGCACAGACCCGTCACCGTGGAGCAGCCTCACCATCATCGACCTGACGGAGGACACATGCAGCCCCCCCACCACTGGCTGGGCTGACCAGGGCCCCGGGcaggctcctgctgccccagcagcacacacgtcccatccccagctctgctccaccaCAAAGCAAGAAATAGAGGCAACATCGGGGCCGAGCCCTGCTGCACCCTCGCACGATGCTCCCACGGAGCCCAGCGCCACCACGGACATGGCAGAAAGCGCAGAGAACTGGAGATGCTTCtctcccatctccagctgccacagctgctcctgcagcccggAGCAGAACTGCAGCACTACCACTTTTAACAGTGACTTGGGCTCCCTGGCCAGCATGCAGCTGGGCTCGGAcctgctgtccccgtccccctccagccgggacagcagcaggagctggagatcCTGTAGCCCAGAGGAAGAGCCTCCCCACCTCGGCCAGCAAAGGGAGCTGCCCCCAAGGCTGAGCCCTGCCCCAGCCATCCCCCCAACGCCAGTGAAGGCCCAAGAGCCTTTGCTGGAACCAGGTGACTTACAACACGGAGCAATCCAGCAAGTGATCCCAGCCAGGTCCAAGGCTGACAGCAAAGCCTGGCTGAACAAACTGCAGTATTTCAGGAGGAGCGGAGTCCAGCACCTCTTCCTCCAAGGCATAGCACCCAACAGGGAAACACAGCAG CGGAAGCCTGACCTCATCCCCAGCGGGAAGCTGAGCATGGTGCGCACCACCATGGAGGAGAACTTCCTGGAGGGCACCTTGCATTTCCTGGGCGAGTTCGTCTCCTGCCAGCACCGTCCCCCCAAAGAAATCATCTCCCACCTGATCAGACAGATCCTGTTGAACCCCCACCAAGGGGAGATCCTGAAGGACACCTACATGCTGCTGATGAAGATCCAAAT GCTCCATCCAGCCAACGTCGCCACGGTGGGATGGGACTGGACGCTGCTGAAATACATCATGGAGGACCAG GAGAAGCCCCCTGGCTGGCTCCTCTTCCTGCAGTACGTGGTGCAGACCCTGGAGGACGACTTCCAGGAGAACCTGAGGTTGCGCCTGCTGCAGAAGTCAATTGCCAAGAAAGTGCTTTCGTGTGACACGTGCTTCAACAACGTCAA GGAGGTGGTCGAATGGTTGATCACAGCAGTGACAGGAGTCGGgttctcccagccccaggagcagccacAAGAAATTACATCCTCTTCAACAGAAGCAAGGGCTGAACACAGCTCATCTGCACCATGTCTGGCCAGCACTGACCAGGCAGAGGTGGCTCCACCAGCTTTCTTTGCCCAGAG GGTGATGCTCCTGCTCCAGCGGATGTTGTCCATCGCAGTGGAAGTGGACAGATCTCCCAACTGCAGCTCCTGTAAGATCGCAGATGTGATATTCCCATTTATACTGAGTATTCCCCTGAGGAGCCAAAG GGAAGCTTTCTTAAACACCATGGAGAGTCACCTCCTGCGCTGTAAACTGCTAGAGCTGCTGTTCCAGCATAGTTGCGATGTACCCACAACCTTGCCCTTGTCTCTGGCCAAGATCCTGTACTTCCTGAGCCactcctctgtgctgctgcaatACCAG GATGAAACAGCAACATGGCAAAGATGGGATGAGATGCTGCAGTACCTGAGTTTGCTGCTGATGAGTTACCAAAACGTAATACTGG GGCACTTGCGGAGCTCACTCAACGACCGGATGGACTTGATCATTCAGAAAGCCAAGCCCAAGCTCCAGGACAGCGATGACATCAGCCATCTGGATGTTCAGCTGAAGATAGAGGACTTCATCAGCCGAATGCAGGAGGCCCTGGGGCAGCCTTTTCCCTGGCAGATCATGGAGAAACTGTGCATGCTTCGGGAGTTGTTCCTTATTGTCACTGCTACCTGA
- the SIMC1 gene encoding SUMO-interacting motif-containing protein 1 isoform X2: MADSVVLISDSEAEGGRSPPPHRRRCRRHPSPRRSAVPPPASKQALTPPGHVEIPRSAVSCLPEVRTQLPSPARPSDRRVLGAPGAASPGEARMGDPKVSGLPQLWPGAVDVKEIIDLTCEDTSTDPSPWSSLTIIDLTEDTCSPPTTGWADQGPGQAPAAPAAHTSHPQLCSTTKQEIEATSGPSPAAPSHDAPTEPSATTDMAESAENWRCFSPISSCHSCSCSPEQNCSTTTFNSDLGSLASMQLGSDLLSPSPSSRDSSRSWRSCSPEEEPPHLGQQRELPPRLSPAPAIPPTPVKAQEPLLEPGDLQHGAIQQVIPARSKADSKAWLNKLQYFRRSGVQHLFLQGIAPNRETQQRKPDLIPSGKLSMVRTTMEENFLEGTLHFLGEFVSCQHRPPKEIISHLIRQILLNPHQGEILKDTYMLLMKIQMLHPANVATVGWDWTLLKYIMEDQEKPPGWLLFLQYVVQTLEDDFQENLRLRLLQKSIAKKVLSCDTCFNNVKEVVEWLITAVTGVGFSQPQEQPQEITSSSTEARAEHSSSAPCLASTDQAEVAPPAFFAQRVMLLLQRMLSIAVEVDRSPNCSSCKIADVIFPFILSIPLRSQREAFLNTMESHLLRCKLLELLFQHSCDVPTTLPLSLAKILYFLSHSSVLLQYQDETATWQRWDEMLQYLSLLLMSYQNVILGRPSSRRGKYLLPPG; this comes from the exons ATGGCCGACAGCGTCGTCCTCATAAGCGACTCGGAGGCTGAGGGCGGCCGCTCGCCACCGCCGCACCGGCGTCGCTGCCGTCGCCACCCGTCGCCGCGGCGGAGCGCGGTGCCGCCCCCCGCG agcaAACAGGCTCTCACCCCTCCTGGGCACGTCGAGATCCCGAGAAGTGCCGTGTCCTGCCTGCCGGAGGTGCGGACAcagctgccttcccctgcccgcccctCGGACAGGCGCGTCCTTGGAGCTCCGGGTGCTGCATCACCCGGCGAGGCCCGGATGGGAGACCCCAAAGTCTCGGGGCTGCCTCAGCTCTGGCCTGGTGCCGTGGATGTGAAG GAGATTATCGATCTGACCTGTGAGGACACGAGCACAGACCCGTCACCGTGGAGCAGCCTCACCATCATCGACCTGACGGAGGACACATGCAGCCCCCCCACCACTGGCTGGGCTGACCAGGGCCCCGGGcaggctcctgctgccccagcagcacacacgtcccatccccagctctgctccaccaCAAAGCAAGAAATAGAGGCAACATCGGGGCCGAGCCCTGCTGCACCCTCGCACGATGCTCCCACGGAGCCCAGCGCCACCACGGACATGGCAGAAAGCGCAGAGAACTGGAGATGCTTCtctcccatctccagctgccacagctgctcctgcagcccggAGCAGAACTGCAGCACTACCACTTTTAACAGTGACTTGGGCTCCCTGGCCAGCATGCAGCTGGGCTCGGAcctgctgtccccgtccccctccagccgggacagcagcaggagctggagatcCTGTAGCCCAGAGGAAGAGCCTCCCCACCTCGGCCAGCAAAGGGAGCTGCCCCCAAGGCTGAGCCCTGCCCCAGCCATCCCCCCAACGCCAGTGAAGGCCCAAGAGCCTTTGCTGGAACCAGGTGACTTACAACACGGAGCAATCCAGCAAGTGATCCCAGCCAGGTCCAAGGCTGACAGCAAAGCCTGGCTGAACAAACTGCAGTATTTCAGGAGGAGCGGAGTCCAGCACCTCTTCCTCCAAGGCATAGCACCCAACAGGGAAACACAGCAG CGGAAGCCTGACCTCATCCCCAGCGGGAAGCTGAGCATGGTGCGCACCACCATGGAGGAGAACTTCCTGGAGGGCACCTTGCATTTCCTGGGCGAGTTCGTCTCCTGCCAGCACCGTCCCCCCAAAGAAATCATCTCCCACCTGATCAGACAGATCCTGTTGAACCCCCACCAAGGGGAGATCCTGAAGGACACCTACATGCTGCTGATGAAGATCCAAAT GCTCCATCCAGCCAACGTCGCCACGGTGGGATGGGACTGGACGCTGCTGAAATACATCATGGAGGACCAG GAGAAGCCCCCTGGCTGGCTCCTCTTCCTGCAGTACGTGGTGCAGACCCTGGAGGACGACTTCCAGGAGAACCTGAGGTTGCGCCTGCTGCAGAAGTCAATTGCCAAGAAAGTGCTTTCGTGTGACACGTGCTTCAACAACGTCAA GGAGGTGGTCGAATGGTTGATCACAGCAGTGACAGGAGTCGGgttctcccagccccaggagcagccacAAGAAATTACATCCTCTTCAACAGAAGCAAGGGCTGAACACAGCTCATCTGCACCATGTCTGGCCAGCACTGACCAGGCAGAGGTGGCTCCACCAGCTTTCTTTGCCCAGAG GGTGATGCTCCTGCTCCAGCGGATGTTGTCCATCGCAGTGGAAGTGGACAGATCTCCCAACTGCAGCTCCTGTAAGATCGCAGATGTGATATTCCCATTTATACTGAGTATTCCCCTGAGGAGCCAAAG GGAAGCTTTCTTAAACACCATGGAGAGTCACCTCCTGCGCTGTAAACTGCTAGAGCTGCTGTTCCAGCATAGTTGCGATGTACCCACAACCTTGCCCTTGTCTCTGGCCAAGATCCTGTACTTCCTGAGCCactcctctgtgctgctgcaatACCAG GATGAAACAGCAACATGGCAAAGATGGGATGAGATGCTGCAGTACCTGAGTTTGCTGCTGATGAGTTACCAAAACGTAATACTGG GCAGACCAAGCTCCAGGAGGGGAAAGTACCTTCTTCCACCAGGCTAG
- the KIAA1191 gene encoding putative monooxygenase p33MONOX: protein MSSRQPDAPALEQGGGARPGKMSLPLGVPRRAFSYDDALEDTAPMTPPPADLCANVLWKQPVIPERKYQELSKIEEGDANMNAPVITPSSSTESVNKVPVVKAKATHIIMNSLITKQTQESIQRFEQQAGLRDAGYTPHKGLTTEETKYHRVAEAVHKLKMQSGETTKDDKQASSAQSTPSSTPHSSPKHKSRGWFSQGSSTSVTGPDFAMEAGGDKLPSERWSFFGPKAIQKSTNDPGGFTIQSYKGAQKPSPMELMRAQATRMPEDPVTFKPPKMDIPITEGRKQSPRSHNIKPRDLNVLTPTGF, encoded by the exons ATGAGCTCGCGGCAGCCGGACGCTCCCG CGCTGGAgcagggcggcggggcccgcccgGGCAAGATGTCGCTGCCCCTCGGCGTGCCGCGGCGGGCCTTCAGCTACGACGACGCTCTGGAGGACACGGCGCCCATGACGCCGCCGCCCGCCGACCTGTGCGCCAACGTCCTCTGGAAGCAGCCGGTCATCCCCGAGCGCAAGTACCAGGAGCTCTCGAAG ATTGAGGAAGGGGATGCTAACATGAATGCACCCGTCATAACTCCTTCATCGTCTACTGAAAGTGTGAACAAGGTACCTGTGGTGAAGGCCAAGGCCACTCACATCATCATGAACTCTCTCATTACAA AGCAGACTCAGGAGAGCATTCAGCGCTTTGAGCAGCAGGCAGGCCTGAGAGATGCTGGCTACACTCCCCACAAAGGCCTCACTACGGAGGAGACCAAGTATCACCGAGTGGCAGAGGCAGTTCAC AAGCTAAAAATGCAGAGTGGAGAGACAACAAAAGATGACAAACAGGCTTCTTCTGCGCAGTCCACTCCAAGCAGCACCCCCCACTCCTCTCCCAAGCATAAAAGCAG GGGTTGGTTTAGTCAGGGATCCTCTACTTCTGTCACTGGCCCAGACTTTGCCATGGAAGCTGGTGGGGACAAATTGCCATCTGAAAGATGGAGCTTTTTTGGACCCAAAGCCATCCAGAAATCCACCAATGATCCAG gAGGATTTACCATCCAATCCTATAAGGGTGCCCAGAAGCCATCCCCAATGGAGCTGATGCGTGCTCAGGCTACTAGGATGCCAGAGGATCCAGTCACCTTCAAGCCACCCAAAATGGACATTCCAATCACAGAAGGGAGGAAACAATCTCCACGGTCCCATAATATCAAACCTCGGGATCTGAATGTGCTCACTCCCACCGGGTTCTGA